A stretch of the Sphingobacterium thalpophilum genome encodes the following:
- a CDS encoding MFS transporter — protein sequence MQVFRSLHYRNFRLHVIGQAISLMGTWMQRIAISWLVYELTSSVFWLGFVQFISLLPSLVLSPFIGSFVDKHPKYKLVLMTQIGLMIQAGVLTLVVYLKWESVLWLSVLGLIQGIINSFDVLGRQSLMMYLVGDRKDLPNAIALNSTIFNAARMLGPAIGGILLSTYGELVCFALNFISFVPVIITLLMMRVDETHVQLSKGSNWEGLVEGFRYLKRSPHISSLIIIMTFSSLIVIPYTSLLPAIAKEMFLGDERTFSWFESAAGLGAMIGAFNMARLKSGTNLRYQVMGAAALMGLALLFLAHSSMLQMALVYVMLVSFAMMMQNSSINTYIQTHAIPIYRARAISYYVMAFQGIFPIGTLLIGSLASYCGLRTTLYVMGGLGILIAVLYYTYLRLRIHQRLFRF from the coding sequence ATGCAGGTTTTTAGATCTCTCCATTATAGAAACTTCCGTTTACATGTGATTGGACAAGCTATTTCCCTTATGGGAACTTGGATGCAGCGGATAGCGATCAGCTGGCTGGTGTATGAACTGACTTCCTCGGTATTTTGGCTTGGATTTGTTCAGTTTATTTCCTTGTTGCCTTCTCTGGTGCTGTCTCCTTTTATTGGGAGTTTCGTCGACAAGCATCCAAAATACAAATTGGTGCTCATGACACAGATCGGCCTGATGATACAGGCGGGAGTGCTGACACTGGTCGTCTACCTGAAATGGGAAAGTGTGCTGTGGCTGTCTGTTCTTGGGCTGATACAGGGGATTATCAATTCCTTCGATGTCCTTGGCCGGCAGTCCCTCATGATGTATCTTGTCGGCGACCGCAAAGACCTGCCAAATGCTATTGCGCTCAACTCCACAATTTTCAATGCTGCCCGGATGCTCGGCCCGGCCATTGGTGGTATCTTGCTCAGCACCTATGGTGAGCTGGTCTGTTTCGCGCTGAATTTCATTAGTTTTGTGCCGGTCATTATTACCCTGCTGATGATGCGCGTAGACGAAACGCATGTTCAGCTGAGCAAGGGAAGCAACTGGGAGGGACTGGTGGAAGGGTTCCGTTATCTGAAACGTTCACCTCATATCTCGTCGCTGATTATTATCATGACATTTTCCAGCCTGATTGTAATTCCCTATACGTCGCTTTTACCGGCAATTGCCAAAGAAATGTTCCTCGGCGACGAACGGACCTTCTCCTGGTTTGAAAGTGCGGCCGGTCTGGGAGCTATGATTGGTGCATTCAACATGGCGCGGTTAAAGTCGGGAACCAACCTTCGCTATCAGGTGATGGGGGCTGCCGCACTCATGGGGCTTGCATTGCTCTTTCTGGCACATTCCAGCATGCTGCAGATGGCCCTGGTCTATGTGATGCTGGTTTCCTTTGCCATGATGATGCAAAATTCCAGTATCAATACCTATATTCAGACACATGCTATTCCAATATATCGGGCGCGGGCTATTTCCTACTATGTAATGGCTTTTCAGGGTATCTTTCCGATCGGAACACTGCTGATCGGTTCGCTGGCCAGCTACTGTGGGTTGCGCACCACACTCTATGTCATGGGCGGACTGGGTATATTGATCGCTGTACTGTATTATACCTATCTTCGGTTGCGTATTCACCAAAGATTGTTCAGATTTTAG
- a CDS encoding retropepsin-like aspartic protease, with translation MTTVPFQILDLQGQGTHILVDVTLYERTFKMVIDTGASKTVFDKTQLGHLLEDQLLLEPSETLSTGLGTNSMESFNMDIPSLTIGGWRISHLRAAVLDLSSINYAYQQMDLEPVIGVLGGDIFASYGAVIDYAKQTLKLRDRKVRRK, from the coding sequence ATGACGACAGTACCATTTCAAATCTTGGATCTTCAGGGACAAGGAACACATATTTTAGTTGACGTTACACTATACGAGCGCACATTCAAAATGGTCATCGATACAGGTGCTTCGAAAACTGTGTTTGACAAAACCCAGCTGGGACATCTTCTGGAAGATCAGCTACTGTTAGAACCGTCCGAAACCCTATCCACAGGACTCGGCACCAACTCAATGGAAAGCTTTAATATGGATATTCCCAGCCTGACTATTGGCGGCTGGCGGATCAGCCATCTCCGGGCGGCCGTGCTGGATCTCAGTTCCATCAACTACGCTTATCAGCAGATGGATCTGGAGCCAGTGATCGGTGTGCTTGGCGGCGATATTTTTGCCAGCTATGGTGCTGTTATAGACTATGCGAAGCAGACACTGAAGCTCAGGGACCGAAAAGTCAGGCGTAAATAG
- a CDS encoding malate dehydrogenase yields MKVTIVGAGAVGATTADNLIRRNVAEEIVLLDIKEGFAEGKAQDMAQTAALLGFESKIKGVTNDYLSTAGSTVAVITSGIPRKPGMTREELIGTNANIVKSVVENLVKHSPDIIIVIVSNPMDTMTYLALKSSGLPKNRIIGMGGTLDSARFKYQLSEKLNASAADLNAIVIGGHGDTTMIPLIKHSTWNSIPVTNFLSTEEQQEIVQKTMVGGATLTSLIGTSAWYAPGAATAAVVESIVRDQNKLYTASVYLEGEFGQEDITLGVPVIINKKGWDRIIPLQLDQEDKEKFSKSADAVRAMNNVLREINAL; encoded by the coding sequence ATGAAAGTAACCATTGTTGGAGCCGGAGCTGTAGGAGCAACTACAGCAGACAATTTAATCCGTCGAAATGTCGCAGAAGAGATTGTATTGTTGGATATTAAGGAAGGATTTGCCGAAGGCAAGGCGCAAGATATGGCGCAAACTGCCGCCTTGTTGGGTTTTGAATCCAAAATCAAAGGCGTGACCAATGACTATCTGTCCACTGCAGGCTCTACTGTAGCTGTCATTACTTCGGGCATCCCCCGCAAACCGGGAATGACTCGCGAGGAATTGATCGGGACAAATGCCAATATTGTCAAATCGGTAGTAGAGAATCTGGTCAAACATTCGCCCGACATCATTATTGTCATTGTTTCTAATCCAATGGATACCATGACCTATCTAGCACTCAAATCGAGCGGCTTACCCAAAAACAGGATTATCGGAATGGGCGGCACACTGGATTCTGCGCGTTTCAAATATCAACTGAGTGAAAAGCTGAATGCTTCGGCCGCCGATCTCAACGCCATCGTGATTGGTGGTCATGGAGATACGACGATGATCCCGCTCATCAAGCACTCCACGTGGAACAGCATCCCTGTCACCAATTTTCTGTCTACCGAGGAGCAGCAGGAGATTGTACAAAAAACGATGGTAGGTGGTGCGACCTTGACGAGCCTGATCGGTACGTCGGCATGGTATGCTCCCGGAGCGGCTACCGCAGCAGTCGTGGAAAGTATCGTGCGTGACCAGAATAAGCTATATACTGCCTCCGTTTATTTAGAAGGTGAGTTTGGGCAGGAAGATATTACCCTTGGTGTACCTGTCATCATTAATAAAAAAGGCTGGGACCGAATTATTCCGCTGCAGCTGGATCAGGAAGACAAAGAAAAGTTCAGCAAAAGTGCAGATGCCGTACGCGCAATGAATAATGTACTCAGGGAGATAAACGCGTTATAA
- the tamL gene encoding translocation and assembly module lipoprotein TamL, translated as MKTRKGVTMRAKLKFTIGLLSLTALIASCSSTKNLKEGQSLYVKGNVIIDSDTISKENKERLSTHLESALLPKPNKRLAGIPFKLYFNNMAGDSVGNNVIKKFLKKIGEEPVLLSDVNREYNENLLRNRLENIGFFNAEVKSDTLVEAKKATINYTATPNLIYRIRSVKFDVDSTTQLGRDIRSSADKSLLQVGKNYSLDVILNERDRIDNDLKNKGYYYFSPDYILVQVDSSHRNNRVDMYVTVKKETPAQAKVPSKINKIYIFPNYTETSAGYQRSTRNAELYDSSYYFIDRRHTYRRPVIAKHIFFRPGDIYNRNAHNQTISHLVNLNSWKFVKNNFVDSKEVPNALDVYYYLTPLPKKSLRVELLGKMASVYNGTEVNVNWTLRNAFKGAEQLSFNVFGGYETQTGGNADLNSSYYRYGAEATLTFPRILSPFGSINPSRRFIPKTYIKGRYEFLNRRKAYTLNSIALDYGYIWQESEEKQHDLALFEVTYTQPKGTSESYQKQMDTIPALRHAIEPQFTIGPNYNFTFQNTMKQHLKNTFYFKGNLDLSGNVLGLIKGADFNKGKTFKLFDAYFSQYIKISGDGRHYLKLSENSQLASRVALGLSYSYGNSRSLPYLKQYYVGGPNSIRAFGARAIGPGTVAPEKLSNGLFYADQTGDIKLELNTEYRAKLAGFVHWAAFIDAGNVWLQREDPNKPGGKFSKNFLNELAVGGGAGLRFDFTFLIIRTDFSIPFRIPYLPKGERWVFKDIDFGSSRWRKDNLMFNLAIGYPF; from the coding sequence ATGAAGACGAGGAAAGGAGTTACCATGCGAGCTAAACTGAAATTTACTATTGGCCTATTGTCATTGACGGCACTGATCGCCTCCTGCTCTTCGACCAAGAATCTGAAAGAAGGCCAAAGTTTATATGTCAAAGGAAATGTCATCATCGATTCAGATACCATTTCCAAAGAAAATAAAGAGCGGCTTTCAACACATCTGGAGTCCGCACTGTTACCCAAGCCTAATAAACGCCTTGCCGGAATCCCTTTCAAGCTTTATTTTAATAATATGGCTGGTGACTCCGTGGGTAACAACGTTATCAAAAAGTTTCTCAAGAAGATCGGTGAGGAACCCGTTCTGCTGAGTGACGTTAACCGCGAATACAATGAAAACCTGCTGCGCAACAGACTTGAGAATATTGGTTTTTTCAATGCTGAAGTAAAATCCGATACCTTGGTAGAGGCAAAGAAGGCGACGATCAATTATACCGCCACGCCCAATCTGATCTACCGCATTAGATCGGTCAAGTTTGACGTTGACAGCACGACCCAGCTGGGCAGAGATATCCGTTCGTCTGCGGACAAAAGCCTGCTTCAGGTTGGAAAAAACTATAGCTTGGATGTCATCCTGAATGAGCGTGACCGCATAGACAATGACCTTAAAAATAAGGGATACTATTACTTTAGTCCGGATTACATCCTTGTGCAGGTAGACAGTTCACACCGCAACAACAGGGTCGACATGTATGTAACGGTCAAAAAAGAGACACCTGCTCAGGCCAAGGTTCCGTCTAAGATCAATAAAATCTACATCTTTCCTAACTATACGGAGACAAGCGCGGGCTATCAACGCTCAACACGCAACGCCGAACTGTACGATAGCAGTTATTATTTTATCGACCGTAGACACACTTACCGTAGGCCGGTTATCGCCAAGCATATCTTCTTCCGTCCCGGTGACATCTACAATCGTAATGCACACAACCAGACCATCAGCCATCTGGTCAACCTGAACAGCTGGAAGTTTGTCAAAAACAATTTTGTGGACAGCAAAGAAGTGCCCAATGCGCTGGATGTCTATTATTATCTAACACCGTTGCCCAAGAAATCACTTCGGGTCGAGTTACTGGGTAAAATGGCCTCCGTGTATAATGGAACAGAAGTTAATGTCAACTGGACATTACGTAATGCATTCAAGGGGGCCGAACAGCTGAGCTTTAACGTCTTTGGCGGTTATGAGACACAGACCGGTGGAAATGCAGATCTCAATTCCAGCTACTACCGCTATGGAGCAGAAGCGACACTGACCTTTCCACGGATCCTCAGCCCATTTGGAAGCATCAATCCTTCACGCCGTTTCATTCCAAAAACCTACATCAAGGGCCGGTATGAATTTCTAAACCGTCGCAAGGCGTACACCCTTAATTCAATTGCCCTGGATTACGGCTATATCTGGCAAGAATCGGAAGAAAAGCAGCATGATCTTGCTTTATTTGAAGTCACTTATACACAGCCCAAAGGGACTTCCGAAAGCTATCAGAAGCAGATGGATACGATCCCAGCATTGCGCCACGCGATTGAGCCGCAGTTTACCATCGGTCCGAACTACAACTTTACGTTCCAGAATACGATGAAACAGCATTTGAAGAATACCTTTTACTTCAAGGGAAACCTCGATCTTTCGGGCAACGTACTTGGTCTGATCAAAGGAGCTGATTTCAACAAAGGTAAAACATTCAAATTATTTGACGCCTACTTCTCCCAGTACATTAAAATCAGCGGGGATGGGCGGCATTACCTAAAATTGTCAGAAAACTCGCAGCTGGCATCCCGGGTTGCGCTTGGCCTGAGCTATTCGTATGGCAATTCGCGGTCCCTCCCCTACCTAAAACAATATTATGTGGGTGGCCCGAACAGTATTCGCGCCTTTGGTGCACGTGCTATAGGCCCCGGTACAGTTGCTCCTGAAAAGCTCAGCAATGGCTTATTCTATGCTGACCAGACCGGGGATATCAAGCTGGAGCTCAATACCGAATACCGGGCCAAGCTGGCCGGTTTTGTACATTGGGCAGCCTTTATAGATGCCGGTAACGTATGGTTGCAACGGGAAGATCCAAATAAACCCGGAGGTAAATTCAGTAAAAACTTTCTGAATGAACTTGCCGTAGGAGGCGGTGCCGGCTTGCGTTTCGACTTCACCTTCTTGATCATACGGACTGATTTTTCCATTCCGTTCCGTATTCCTTACCTGCCCAAAGGCGAACGCTGGGTATTCAAGGATATCGACTTCGGCAGTTCGCGCTGGCGCAAAGACAACCTGATGTTCAACCTCGCTATCGGTTATCCATTCTAA
- a CDS encoding translocation/assembly module TamB domain-containing protein, which translates to MNRFTRIAFKTILWIIGVIIALIILVIFLIRLPAVQNYIAGKVTHYVEGKIGTPVKIGYINIDFPKKLVLEDIYLADQSRDTLVAGKSIAVDINMLKLLKNTVEIQNLEAEGITAKIRRTMPDSAFNFDYIVKAFSSQKESQPTADTTSALLFNLDKIKFDKFHIVYSDEVIGTSADVYLGTLNTNIKKFDLTKNMAFNLPKVKIDGLNATVKQWKPVAEGAGPEAEDFGITDKTAQTTELLPDVGIQIADLANIVVRYEDQSSALKTKFILKNLRADINKIDLNKELVDIQTINLDGSDNEVLFGRLARKAAADTSSADTAKVNWVVSAKEINIDNTRLAYRDDNQARMKGFDYFNIKIPGLKTNLTDLYYSADSISGSLNELTASDHSGLLIKQLKGEFKYTGTGAEIKNLYAETPRTLIRDYLKVSYPSLDVASQKPELIHVDATIRKSHVDMRDIYYFAPFLDTMQVMKPLMDKKFNIDGRVIGKVNDLRIPNIDFQTLSNTRVVASLHLKGLPDVEKMSMDLNLKKLTTGRSDIEKLVAKSMLPSSIELPNTIGLTGTFKGGMTAFNTNLSLVTEKGTAKFDGKVGMAGRDTTYDAFVSIRDFDIGKIMKMDSTLGILSFEGKIKGQGTDPKKLVANFDGKLNRLDAMGYRYQNIDMNLTADKGDMKASVISPDPNIKVKLDATANMKSRYPQVDFELVADTINLKNLKLMDDDFKYHGKLVGHFTSADPNFLNGEAHLTNSSIAYNNAYYSLDSISLIAKSDTSRNLLLLKSAFFNAHLVGKYKILELQNAIQDILQVYYQPGKPVKVPKYEPQNIEFSAQLTRTRFVQDMVPELTEMKDITLDGMFNSESKTILAKLDAPKIVYNGTEINNVTLDINTLDSTLYYSALINKIKVSNIELVNTVFSGKVIQNNLDFGLWIKDKKEKEQYHLGANMRVDNGAFVFSLLQDGLMLNYDKWTVDPNNVLKFGSTGIQAQDFVLSNKGQELRISSQDSVLNSPVNISFKNFRIETLSKMLESETLDLGGGINGQATISRLESSPVFVSDLVINKFYVGKDTVGNVNIQVNNAKENTYNANISISENGNNVKLSGDFISPPNGESSLDFTLDIAPLTMQTVQAFSLGYLKDSGGNLEGQLKITGSPSQPRIDGDVHFKEAQFNIAMLNALFKAKDETIHFGNKGITFPKFELEDKKGNIAKVTGSVDTRTYTDFDFNLNVNTDNFEVLNSTQTDNDMFYGKMYLTSNLRIRGNLDKPVVDGTIKVLGDTDFTFVMPNEDPGMADRKGVVEFVDKSDTTRANVFAKLDSMTVTRLTGMDVDLNLQTDKEAKFKILLDAGSQDALNIQGQAELNAGIDASSKITLSGTFTVDKGSYSFSFGPVKKDFTFQKGSTITWNGDPLDAQLNITAAYTTKAPTLELVATQLGSENPNLYKQRVPFNVLLKITDKLFQPQLGFDIDLDENNSIVSQDVVSKVNNALTTLRENPSELNKQVFSLIVLGRFMSTNPFESLSGGGGTEAIVRNSISSFLSSQLNRLASELISGVELDFNLTSEEDYATGAGQTRTDLNIGVSKMLLNDRLKITIGSNFEVEGNTRPGESANNIAGDIQLDYQLSQDGRYFARVYRKNQYQVTLQGQYVETGIGFIINMDYNKFKEIWMSSKKLKEYYDTSSKGFRKRFDVERMETDSVYRDSVRTVIRDSLILHSPEYRKRIQEREKERRKQQLDSSKTIPKKESPKTNLDTIRTTAIKNEDEERSYHAS; encoded by the coding sequence TTGAACAGATTTACCCGAATTGCATTTAAAACAATATTGTGGATTATCGGAGTCATCATTGCACTGATCATTCTGGTGATATTTTTAATCAGGCTCCCTGCCGTGCAAAATTATATTGCCGGAAAAGTAACGCATTATGTTGAAGGAAAAATAGGTACTCCGGTCAAAATCGGTTATATCAATATAGACTTTCCGAAAAAGCTAGTTTTAGAGGACATTTATCTTGCGGATCAGAGCCGGGACACATTGGTAGCGGGCAAAAGCATTGCTGTCGATATCAATATGCTGAAACTTCTGAAAAATACAGTCGAGATCCAGAATCTGGAGGCTGAAGGAATCACTGCGAAAATCCGTCGCACGATGCCAGACAGCGCCTTCAATTTTGATTACATAGTGAAAGCATTTTCCTCCCAGAAAGAGAGTCAGCCCACAGCCGATACTACGTCGGCCCTGCTGTTCAATCTGGATAAAATAAAATTTGACAAATTCCATATCGTCTATTCAGATGAGGTCATCGGCACGAGTGCCGATGTCTACCTAGGCACACTGAATACCAATATCAAAAAGTTTGATCTCACTAAAAATATGGCCTTTAATCTTCCCAAAGTAAAGATTGACGGTCTAAATGCAACGGTAAAGCAATGGAAGCCCGTGGCAGAAGGAGCAGGTCCCGAAGCGGAGGACTTTGGTATCACCGATAAAACCGCCCAGACCACCGAACTGCTTCCCGATGTTGGCATACAGATCGCTGATCTCGCCAATATCGTAGTCCGCTATGAAGACCAGTCCAGCGCCTTAAAAACAAAGTTCATCCTTAAGAACCTTCGCGCCGACATCAATAAAATAGATTTAAACAAGGAACTGGTCGATATTCAGACCATAAATCTCGACGGTTCAGACAATGAGGTCCTCTTTGGTAGATTGGCACGGAAAGCAGCTGCAGATACCAGCAGTGCCGATACAGCCAAAGTCAACTGGGTCGTGTCTGCCAAAGAAATTAACATCGACAATACCCGCTTGGCCTATCGGGATGACAATCAGGCCCGCATGAAAGGTTTTGACTATTTCAATATCAAGATTCCGGGATTAAAAACTAACCTGACGGATCTTTATTATAGCGCTGATTCGATCAGCGGATCGCTGAATGAACTGACGGCATCCGATCACTCCGGACTGCTGATCAAACAGCTTAAGGGGGAATTCAAATACACCGGTACCGGTGCTGAAATTAAAAATTTATATGCCGAGACACCGCGTACGCTGATCCGCGATTACCTAAAAGTAAGCTACCCATCATTGGATGTCGCATCCCAAAAGCCGGAGCTAATCCATGTGGATGCCACGATCAGGAAAAGCCACGTCGATATGCGCGACATTTACTACTTCGCTCCTTTCCTGGACACCATGCAGGTGATGAAGCCGTTGATGGACAAAAAATTTAATATCGACGGCAGAGTAATCGGTAAGGTTAATGATCTGCGTATCCCCAACATTGATTTTCAGACGCTGTCCAATACACGGGTAGTAGCGAGCTTACATCTGAAGGGATTGCCGGACGTAGAGAAAATGTCCATGGACCTAAATCTGAAAAAGCTCACCACAGGCCGATCGGATATCGAAAAGCTAGTCGCCAAATCCATGTTGCCGAGCAGTATTGAACTTCCGAATACGATCGGGCTGACGGGCACATTTAAAGGCGGTATGACTGCCTTCAACACGAACCTTTCCTTGGTAACCGAAAAAGGAACTGCCAAATTCGACGGGAAGGTAGGTATGGCTGGGCGGGATACCACTTACGATGCCTTTGTAAGCATCCGTGACTTTGATATTGGCAAAATCATGAAAATGGACAGTACACTCGGCATACTTTCCTTTGAAGGCAAAATAAAAGGTCAGGGCACCGATCCCAAAAAACTTGTGGCCAATTTTGACGGTAAGCTCAACCGCCTGGATGCCATGGGTTACCGCTACCAGAATATCGACATGAACCTAACGGCAGACAAGGGTGACATGAAAGCGTCTGTCATCAGTCCGGACCCCAATATCAAAGTAAAGCTGGATGCAACAGCCAATATGAAATCCAGATATCCTCAGGTCGATTTTGAACTGGTGGCCGACACCATTAATCTCAAAAATCTAAAACTAATGGATGATGACTTTAAGTATCATGGTAAGCTCGTCGGGCATTTCACCTCCGCTGATCCCAACTTTCTCAACGGCGAAGCCCATCTTACCAATTCATCCATCGCCTACAATAATGCATATTATTCGCTGGACAGTATTTCGCTGATAGCAAAATCAGATACCAGCAGAAACCTGCTGCTGCTAAAATCAGCATTCTTCAATGCCCATCTCGTCGGTAAATATAAGATTCTCGAGCTGCAAAATGCCATTCAGGATATTTTGCAGGTATACTATCAGCCCGGCAAGCCTGTCAAGGTACCAAAGTACGAGCCACAGAATATTGAGTTCTCCGCACAGCTGACCCGAACGAGATTTGTGCAAGATATGGTACCCGAACTAACGGAAATGAAAGATATTACCTTGGATGGTATGTTTAATAGTGAATCGAAAACCATCCTAGCCAAATTAGACGCACCCAAGATTGTATACAACGGGACCGAAATCAATAATGTGACGCTGGATATCAACACCCTGGATAGTACACTCTATTATTCAGCACTGATCAACAAGATCAAAGTTAGTAACATTGAACTCGTCAATACAGTATTCAGCGGCAAAGTCATCCAGAATAACCTGGACTTTGGCTTATGGATCAAAGATAAAAAAGAAAAAGAGCAGTACCATCTGGGCGCCAATATGCGTGTCGACAATGGTGCTTTCGTATTTAGCCTGCTACAGGATGGTCTGATGCTCAACTACGACAAGTGGACGGTTGATCCAAACAACGTCCTTAAGTTTGGCAGTACCGGTATACAGGCTCAGGATTTTGTCTTGAGCAACAAGGGCCAGGAACTTCGGATATCCTCCCAGGACAGCGTGTTGAATTCGCCGGTCAATATTTCGTTTAAAAATTTCCGCATTGAGACACTCAGCAAAATGCTGGAAAGCGAGACGCTGGACCTGGGTGGTGGCATCAATGGACAGGCTACAATATCCCGGCTCGAAAGCAGCCCTGTATTTGTATCCGACCTGGTCATCAACAAATTCTATGTAGGAAAAGACACTGTCGGAAATGTCAATATACAGGTCAACAATGCAAAAGAAAACACATATAACGCCAATATCAGTATCAGCGAGAATGGTAATAATGTGAAGCTGAGCGGTGATTTTATCAGTCCGCCGAACGGTGAATCCAGTCTGGATTTCACGCTGGACATCGCGCCGCTGACCATGCAGACTGTACAGGCTTTCAGCTTAGGCTATCTGAAAGACTCCGGAGGAAACCTTGAGGGACAGCTGAAAATAACAGGTTCACCCTCGCAACCACGTATAGACGGCGATGTCCATTTCAAAGAAGCGCAGTTTAATATCGCCATGTTGAATGCGCTGTTTAAGGCGAAGGACGAAACAATCCATTTTGGCAACAAAGGGATTACCTTCCCTAAATTTGAACTGGAAGACAAAAAAGGAAATATAGCCAAGGTGACCGGCTCGGTAGATACCAGAACGTATACGGACTTTGATTTTAATCTCAATGTGAATACAGATAATTTTGAGGTATTAAATTCTACCCAGACCGACAACGACATGTTCTATGGCAAGATGTATCTGACGTCCAACCTCCGGATCCGGGGCAACTTGGACAAGCCGGTCGTCGACGGAACCATCAAAGTATTGGGCGATACCGATTTTACCTTTGTGATGCCAAACGAAGATCCGGGGATGGCCGACCGTAAAGGCGTGGTAGAGTTTGTGGATAAAAGTGATACCACACGCGCCAATGTATTTGCCAAACTCGATTCCATGACCGTTACCAGACTGACAGGTATGGACGTGGATCTGAATCTGCAGACGGATAAGGAAGCAAAATTCAAGATCCTGCTGGATGCCGGTTCACAAGATGCCCTGAATATCCAAGGTCAGGCAGAGCTCAATGCCGGTATCGATGCCAGTAGCAAAATTACACTGTCAGGAACATTCACCGTGGACAAGGGTAGTTATTCATTCAGCTTTGGTCCGGTGAAGAAAGACTTTACTTTTCAAAAGGGAAGCACGATTACCTGGAATGGCGACCCATTGGATGCACAGCTCAATATCACTGCGGCCTATACGACCAAAGCCCCCACGTTGGAGCTGGTGGCTACACAGTTAGGATCCGAAAATCCAAACTTGTACAAACAGCGAGTTCCATTCAATGTACTGCTGAAAATAACAGATAAGCTGTTCCAGCCACAGCTGGGTTTTGATATTGATCTGGATGAGAACAATTCGATCGTTTCGCAGGATGTTGTCAGCAAGGTGAACAATGCCCTGACGACCTTACGCGAGAATCCATCCGAACTCAACAAACAGGTATTCTCATTGATCGTGCTGGGACGCTTTATGTCGACCAATCCGTTTGAAAGTCTTTCCGGTGGAGGCGGCACAGAAGCCATCGTCCGAAATAGTATCAGTTCATTCCTCAGCAGCCAGCTCAACCGCTTGGCATCAGAGCTGATCAGTGGTGTTGAGCTCGATTTCAACCTGACATCCGAGGAAGATTACGCTACCGGAGCCGGACAGACCAGGACTGACTTAAATATCGGTGTATCTAAAATGTTGCTGAACGACCGGCTGAAGATCACCATAGGTTCCAACTTTGAAGTGGAAGGGAATACCCGTCCGGGTGAGTCGGCAAATAATATCGCAGGGGATATCCAGCTCGATTACCAGCTTTCACAGGATGGCCGTTATTTTGCACGGGTATACCGTAAGAACCAGTATCAGGTGACTCTTCAGGGCCAATATGTAGAGACTGGCATCGGCTTCATTATCAATATGGATTACAATAAATTTAAGGAGATCTGGATGAGTTCGAAAAAACTCAAGGAATACTATGACACCAGCAGCAAAGGATTCAGGAAACGATTTGACGTGGAACGCATGGAGACCGACTCCGTATACCGTGACAGCGTGCGCACCGTCATTAGGGATAGCCTTATACTTCATAGTCCAGAATACCGCAAACGGATACAAGAAAGGGAAAAAGAACGACGCAAACAGCAATTGGACTCCAGCAAGACTATTCCCAAAAAAGAAAGTCCAAAAACAAATTTAGATACGATCAGAACGACTGCGATTAAAAATGAAGACGAGGAAAGGAGTTACCATGCGAGCTAA
- a CDS encoding MauE/DoxX family redox-associated membrane protein, whose product MKIVKNILCILFGLLFINAGLDKLLHYMPVPPMDINMQKVFEAFITIRWLLPLVAIIEIIGGALFLFPRTRTVGALVILPILIGIFIHNMIFAPGGLLFWAPLFLIWLWVVFENWGKYRKLMA is encoded by the coding sequence ATGAAAATAGTAAAGAACATCCTCTGCATTCTTTTTGGACTGCTGTTTATCAATGCCGGCCTGGATAAACTGTTACATTATATGCCTGTCCCGCCGATGGACATAAATATGCAAAAAGTCTTTGAAGCATTTATAACCATCCGGTGGTTATTGCCACTCGTAGCCATTATTGAAATCATAGGCGGAGCACTGTTCCTTTTTCCACGAACGAGAACTGTCGGTGCTTTGGTTATTCTCCCCATACTTATTGGTATTTTTATCCACAATATGATTTTTGCTCCGGGCGGTCTTCTGTTCTGGGCTCCTCTGTTCCTGATCTGGTTGTGGGTAGTTTTCGAAAACTGGGGCAAGTACAGAAAGCTGATGGCGTAA
- a CDS encoding DUF4342 domain-containing protein, producing MGFKETFQINGENLLQKIKDIIAEGNVNKISISDKHGKEIMSFPVTVGAIGLILAPVFAAIGAVAALLTECTITVERNSDKKEGDGPDDKQDPPADPPRTITVQ from the coding sequence ATGGGATTTAAAGAAACATTTCAGATCAACGGTGAAAACCTGTTACAGAAAATTAAGGATATTATCGCTGAGGGCAACGTTAATAAGATCAGTATCTCGGACAAACATGGGAAAGAAATTATGAGCTTTCCGGTTACCGTGGGGGCCATAGGACTTATCCTTGCTCCGGTATTTGCCGCCATAGGTGCTGTCGCGGCTCTCCTGACCGAGTGTACCATCACCGTCGAACGCAATAGCGACAAGAAAGAAGGTGACGGTCCCGATGACAAGCAAGATCCGCCTGCAGATCCTCCAAGGACGATTACCGTTCAGTAA